The Carassius carassius chromosome 28, fCarCar2.1, whole genome shotgun sequence region ACGTTACAAGAAAACCACTCATTTGAAGATTTTAGATCGTGTTCTTCGCCGTGTTTTGTCCAACAACTGCAGAAGCTGCCGTCTGCCTTCAAACAGCAGTATACTAGCAGCCATTGCAGAGTTCAGGCTCTCCACTCCTGGAGCCATGGGCACAAAGAGCCTCTTGCCCTCTGTTTCCTCAGCCAATCGCTGAGCCTCCAGACTCAGTCCATGCGTCTCTCCACCAATCACCAGTGCCGTGCTCCTCTGAGCCCAACTCTCATAGTACACCTGAGGCTTCAGACACGGCAGTGAAAGTTCATCATCGGACTCTTCGTCAGAGTCACTTTCACTGTAGtcctccaaagaacctttttctGCTTGTGCTGGAACTGGAGCTTTTACACGGTTATCTGCTACATGGACAACCACGTCTTTTGGTAAGTGCTTGGAAATTTCATCCCAGTCTAAATTAGGAAAGACCGGAAGTCGGAAATGAGCTCCCATTGCTGCGCGAAGAACCTTGGGTTCCCAGACGTCCACACAACCTGAGGACAAAAACCAAAACAGCCAGTGATTAGGGTTTACTGTAATGCATTCTGGCCATTTTTAACCcagaaaatatttctaaaacttcttaaaacaaaaaacatggatTTAATATAGTAAACTAAGTTGAAAAAgtgtcagtactattaaaattgtgtttttgttttccaccacatattttttaaaagatataactatttaaaataagatAACTATTTGATTACCTGGATATCTGTAGTGACTTTTAACATGATATAACGCAGACTTTGAGCTAGATTTGTctcaaaatacatttgtaaaatacatttagccCCTTACTCTTACATCTCGCACATTTTTAggactgatttatttttttcatgaattttgtaaacatgcacacacaaacacacaatatgaACAGACAACAAAAAAGGGATTATAAACATTTTAGAGAAATATATTAGTTGTTTTGCCagaatataaaatttatatacatacatttttttataattttttatttttttaatcataaatttTGACTTTTAGGTAGTCATGACAGgaagaatttaattaaattgattgTTTTCAATTGTTAATACTGGtaattctcattttaatttcatttaacaatatattcatataaaatgtaCCATTTAATTATTATTGCATAACTCATTTTGctatatgttaatatttaaagttccaaaaatgttttagttttttta contains the following coding sequences:
- the mrm3a gene encoding rRNA methyltransferase 3A, mitochondrial isoform X2, with the translated sequence MKTWSDLVTPQGVIAIFSKPDASHLVFPKDTRLQSVPLFLLGDNIRDAGNLGTILRCAAAAGCERVLLTKGCVDVWEPKVLRAAMGAHFRLPVFPNLDWDEISKHLPKDVVVHVADNRVKAPVPAQAEKGSLEDYSESDSDEESDDELSLPCLKPQVYYESWAQRSTALVIGGETHGLSLEAQRLAEETEGKRLFVPMAPGVESLNSAMAASILLFEGRRQLLQLLDKTRRRTRSKIFK